AAGGCAGTCAAGCATAGTGCAGCATTGGTGGCTGCTTGTATCTCCACAATCGAGCATTCTACTTGGAATGAAAGTAATCATGGTCAGTTCGCATGGGTCTAGTCTCTTCTTCACAACTTACATGATTCCCGAGCATGtcttaatttattatgtgTAAACTCATCCAGGGAAAGTTCCATCGATATGGTATTCGAATCCTCCTTTTAGGGTCCATCATGAAGCCAAACAAACCATTGAGCTAGAATGGAATAATGAATGCGAGGGAACTGGCTCTAACCTCATATCACTCGGTGTAAGATATCAACCAGATGGAAGCTATCTCATTGAGGTTTAAAACTTCACATCCTCCTTTTAGATTCACTTTTAGACTCATATACTTCATTTATGAGTCTTATAATTGGAATTCTTATGGTTTGTCAACATTCCACGAGACAGGAAGGCAATGATTCTCCAAGTTTAGAACTCAGAGTAACACGAGCAGGAAAGTGCGATTTTAGAGTTGAAGCGGCCGGATTGAGCATGAATGTTAGTCTAGCTGCGTACTTGAAGGTAAATCATTAGCATTATGTTCAAGCAACTCTTAACAGCTCTCATACTCTTTCTGTCTCTCTCGTAATTGCTGCTTATGATGTATGTTTGGTTACAGGATGGTTATAAGCATATCCATATATGGCATGGTTCAGAACACCATCAGTTCAAGCAGAAGGTAGGAATCGAATTctctgaagatgaagaaggtgtCCAACACAGAACCAGCTCCGAAACATCATCACACCCTCCAGGAACCATTGTGGCCCCCATGGCTGGTTTGGTAGTCAAGGTCCTTGTCGAAAACGAAGCCAAAGTAGATCAAGGTCAACCTATATTAGTCCTAGAGGCAATGAAGATGGAGGTTAGTATATAAACATCTTCATATACCATAATATAAGAAACATTTAAGTAATTATCGTTTTATTCTCGTTCAGCACGTTGTGAAAGCACCATCCTCTGGAAGCATACAGGACCTCAAAGTTAAAGCAGGCCAACAGGTTTCAGATGGCAGTGCTCTATTCAGGATCAAAGGTTAGTGGTAATTTAGTACCAgcattttttcctttatacaTTTCATATCAtccttttgaaaatttcatccAACTCCACCAATTTCAATATCTTTGCAGGGTAAATAACACGATTTGCGATTGATCAACCATTCGCTGGCTTACGCGAAACCTGAACTAATAAGCATTTGGGTGTGTATATAAACCGAAATCttacaaaagataaataaatccaaagctttataaatgtttttactgCCTCTATATAGATCTGTGCGGCTAGAGATTGAAGGTAACTTCTTAGTATACAAAATGGTGATTACATTAATAATCAAGATAGTCCGAGCCATTTCTTGAATACTAAACCAGCTTCTCTCTTCTTGAGCTGAGACTCGCTCTGAACTTTTGGAGCTTTGCCTTTATAAGCAGTCTTGTGATACTTCAAGAAGAGCATCCGATACTTGTACTTatcaacaaacatattttttttctccatcaTCTCCACAACTTCATTAGCCCGGGAAAAAAACCCGCCTCTAACAAATGTATAAAGCACCGCATCAAGCAACTCCTGATCAAACTTCATCGATGAAGTAGCTGCAGCTATGGATTTCATTTCTCCCCATAACTCAGTGACCTCTGTGTATTTACTCCCAATGGCTGCATATCCTGTGACCATAGAATGAAAAGTTTGAGCATTTGGCGAATGCCCAAGACTTCTCATCCTCTTTAATGCCTTCTCTGCATCCTGCATCAAACCTTTCTTGCTAAAAAAATGGATCACATTGTTCCAATCATGAACACCAGCATCCAAACTCTGCACTTCTCTGATTTCTCTCAAGAGTTTTGACATGAGTCCCGCCTCTGCGTTTCCTTCACATCCCTTTAAGAGCTTCTCAAATTTCTGATTTCCGCCTCGTAGTATCTTCGCCTCTTTCATTTCCTTAAACACATTGAGAGCTCCATGAGTATCGTTCTGAATTACTTGAGACTGGATTAAAGCTTCATAACAGCTTGAGTCTAATTGAATCCCTGCCTTTTGAGCATCTCTAAGGAGTGATGTCACTTCTCTAGTTTGGTTTGTGTTGCAGTAAGCTTTGAGGAGCGAAGAATAAACCGAAGAACCAGTTCTTACCCCAGCCATACGCATCTCGTCGAGTAGATCATGCGCCTGATCCAACATGCCTAGAGAAATACATGCGTTGATAACATTAATCAGCATCGAGTTATCACTAGAAACAGGAGAGTCTTCATGTTCTGCCTTCAACAGAAACTTTGCTAACTCCTTCATCTTTCCACTTTCCAGGAATGCCTTTGCTAATTTCACATAAATCTCTTCCGTCGGCTGCAGAACACCGCGTTCCGAGGTAATCAATTCGACTTGTACATGCAACTTAGCCAACAATGCACCAAGAACATCCTTTGCCTCAGCTTCAAGTTTCAAAAACTTCCTGTCTCTAGAGAACTCATCATAGGGAATCATACTGTGAATAGAAACCACTCGAGTTTCGGGATTATCGTGTTCTTTAACCTCTGATCCTTTTCCAGATACTCTTTTGGTGTATAATCTACCATCATCTGCAGTATCAAATTCAAGAATGGCGGCTCCAAGTGAGTTCCTTGCTACCTTTCCTCTTCTTAGCATTTCCAAAACCATTTTCGAAGCAGATTCAAGATCCCCGAATTTTAAGTGACACATAAGCAAGCAGTTATAGAATTGCCAAAACTGAGACTCATTCAAGTTGCAAGCTTCATCTATATGCCTTTGAAGCTTCCTTAGTTCCTCTCTCCGCCCATTTCTTTCGTATATATGAGCCATTATTACTAACAAGTTAGCATCAGCTTTAACACCGATCTTCGGTATCATATCAAGAAGCTGTTCAGCTTTTCGGGTTGTcccaaacaacaaacaaccCGCCAAAGCAACGTTCAACACCTGAGTATTAGGCTTCATCGCAAGCAAAGGTGCGTTGCTCTTCTTCCGTGGATCAACTCTGttattatgaaacaaataaccaATCTCAAGAACCAACTCAGCAGAAAGATAACTTCCTGATCCCGCAAGAGACATATGAGCCAAAACCGCAGACCAAGCACTCACATGAGGATACTCTTCTGTCTCAACTAGCTTCCTCAAGATCGTTGATGCAGGAACAGCCATACCTGACTTGGCAAGAGCCAAGGAGAGATATAGAAGAGGTTCCTTCTCCAGCAAATTCTGTTTACCCTCCTCATAGGCTTGTTCCACTAAACTGTAACCCTTTTGTAGCCAGTTGGAATCAAGACTCTCAGCAAAACAAACCACAACATTGTTAACAACAGATTTTCGCGGAAACCCTTCCATTTGCATATGTTGTTCAAACAATCTCCAAGCTTCATCACATCTATGTTCATCAACTGCAATTTGAATTTCTTCATTGAGTTTAGCAGGATCTCTGGCTTGAAGCAGTATAGATCCAGAAATGCTTGAAATTGCTTCTCTTCTATGGATAGACCATACATCGAATCTGGTACTAGTACGAAACCTAGTTAACACACTGAGGTATTTTGCATTAGACAGAACAGCTTTACCCGCCAAACCATGTTGTAAAGAAGCTTGAGATTGAGTACCTGTAACTTCAATGGCGTGAATAAGAACTCCACGAAACAAAGAACTCAAACGACACTGGTGGAGTGAAACAGGCTGAAGCTTAGTTTTCCTCAATGAAAACATTGAAAGATCTTATTTTTCTTCGTCAATTCGTTAAGACCAATTTGAAGCTCCTCGGCTGGTATGAGGATTTGATGAAAACTGTTTCCCAGTTTCATTTAgacatttcgtcgaacacttgGTGCGTGAACTGAACCAGCAAGCTTTGAGCACTAACGTGAGATTAggagaaaaagacaaaagcttTCTTGAGAAGACGATGGGTCTTTGACCGTTGATGATGGCAGGTGCGAAGAaccactaaaccctaatcactatTCACTAATCACTATAGCCAGAagaaacttgtaaattttgCTTAACCGAAAAATATCAAGTGttgacaaaaagagaaaagaaaaataagtaaagTAATAATATTCTAAGGAATTTGTCAAATTGAGTATCACTATATCATATACTGTCATAGTAAATGGTCCTTATCTAGCAAAAAATTTATTGTTAGTTAGAACCAAACCATGCTTATTTATAACATTTCATAAGATTAAGCTTTTTACTAATCTTGGGTTGGTTTCATTAAATTCTATGATAGCATTTTTGGTTTAACAATACGCATAAACATAAGTTAATCCAAAATGCAATGCATAGTTTCAGATTTATCAATAGGGTTGGTTTCATTAAATTCtatatagtaacatttttGGTAACAAATACGAATAAACACACAATTTCATCCAAAACCTAATGCAAAAATTCAGGTTTATCCATAATCCTTCTTAACAAATTAGCCCCCTCAAACCTTTCTATAAGTATATCACCACATGACTACTAATAATATCCCATACAAAATCCCAAAGCTTAAAGATAACCCCAAATGATTCTTGCAATATTAGCCCTTGTAATAGCCACCTTTCTATACGGTGGAGCCACCACGGTCCAAGCTGGATGCAGAGACACTCTGACCAGCCTTTCCCCTTGTCTTTATTACCTCAACGGTGGCTCATCGTCACCTTCTTGGAGTTGTTGTCGTCAATTTTCCACGGTGGTTCAATCTTCACCGGAATGTTTGTGCTCAGTGGTTAATAGCAACGAAAGCTCATTTTATGGGTTCAAATTTAACCGGACTTTGGCTCTCAATCTCCCTACCGCTTGCAATGTTCAAACTCCATCACCTAGCCTGTGTAACAGTAAGAAACTTAATTATTCTAACAATATACacttcaaaaatatatgtttgttgatCCAAATTTTTTGTGGTTTATAATATAATGGTATAGCCGGTGGTAACGTACCAACCACGTTGCCGGCGAATACTCCTGTAGGTTCACCTCGAAGTGCTCCTTCACCGTCAGGTACCACGTCTCCGGCGAATACACCATCAGGTTCACCACAAATACCTCAATACACActtcataatatatttatcttcttaAGAATTGTGCTTTTGGAAAATAGACTgttagaaaacaataaaattcatattttgtgtttaatcGATGAAACTTGTAAACAGGATCGAAGAAGTTTCCATTGAGTAATGAAAGCTCGTCCAAGAGCAATGTGATCATCTTGTCTTTCGTATCCATAGCTCTGGTCCTCGCTATAATATGAATCTCagatcttctttttattttacttttttttaaccaatttaTGTCTCCATGTAATATTTGTAGTGCTTCCTCAATGTATTTGAAATTCATAAAATTCATATTGTACGTTGAAAGTCTTTcatacttgtttttttttttttttttcctctgaaACTGCagttttattgaaataataatacataACATCACACCCAATTACATAAACATCAAAGACAACTTTCAACGAAGCCCAAACAAGAGGCCCAAGAAAGGATAAACTCAAGAACGTGTCTCATCGATGGGGATAAGTTGAGGATACGTGTTTATTTCACATCCTTCACCGCATGCAGAGATTCCAAATCCAGTGAATCAGAATACGTTGCCGGAACTACAACCGATTAcgaattcttctttttttctcactgATAATGATAATAATGGATTACAGAACAAATCAATCTACTAATCTCAAATGATTGATAGATTCATAAGAAAACCATCGTAATCATGAAATAAGATGTAGAGATTGAAGTAATCCACCCTTGATAATATAAGTGAATCtctgaatatttttataagcAGCAAAAGGGAATCGAAATTTAAGATGGAAATGAGTTTTTAACCAAACCTTAGACGCAGGTAACATAAGCTGTCGTAAATCCGATGGATCCAACGTTTTTGTGTGGAAGTGAAAACCACACATCGTTAGAAAACCATCAGATCCAAAAGCAAAATCTCAATGGATGAAGTATATTATGGCAAAAGAGAATAGATTTGGCGCATACGAAACTCTCCCGATTCAACAATCCTAGAAGCCATAGTCTTCAACATCAAGCTTTTGTATGAGCAAAAGGACATGGCAATAGAAAGCCATGTTAACGGTAAGAACACAGCAACGAAAAAGCTGTGTTGACGGCAAGAACACGACAACGGAGAAGTCGTGTTGACGGCTAACTAACAGCAGAACCGGACTTCATCCGAGTATAAACTCCGGTAAAAACAAACCGGACGGAGATAACATATAAGAACCTCTCTCTCTGAAAAATATTagggagagaagagagagaagtcaACCAACCAATCGAGTTTCGAATTTCCTACTTGGttataaagattaaaacatACGAAAACAGAATCTTTATTGGAATAAATCGAAAGCAGGAAATATAGTCCAATGGGCCCATAAGGTTTCGACTTCCGGCCCAACTATGGTTGAAACCCAGTCTTACGAGTAGTACCAAACAAACACTAACACGCTCAATTTCTTAACTCTAATGAGAAAACGATTAGACTAACATCCAAACAATCCAAATACATAAAAtcgattttgttgtttgtgcTTTTGTGGCGGCTTTTTTTCACGAACTgctttaaaccctaaaaactcCAACCTTTGTTCTCTgtgtaacaacaacaacaacaatgcaGGAAGAATCTCACATCGAAGAAGttgaaatccaaaacaaactcGAAGTTGCTCCTGCATTGATTTCCGTTCATCCATCTCAGAAATCTGTCGCTGTCGCTGTCGGCTCGGATCTTCGTATTTTCGATCTTATGTAAGTTCATTGCCTCCTTCATAATCAAATTCGAACATGTCTCTTCATAgattggtttgttttgaaagGATAATTAGACTTGCTATTGACTTGGGTTCAGACATCGGAACCTTGAAACTTCTCTTCGTGTGGCTTTGTGAAATTTAACAAGTTTTTGACGAATTTTGTTATGGTGCTTTAAAGCTGATTCAATTGAATTTTAATCACCAATACAAATGTGTTAAACTTGGAATAGAGGAATGTTTAGTTTATCTAGTTAACCGATTGctttaaatgtttaaattgACAGAGAGAATTGCCCAGTTAGTTTGGTGGATGAATCTGATGGGCCTATCCGTAAGGAATCCATTAGAGCTATTCGGTACAGTACAAGTGGCAAGCTCTTTGTGTCCGCAGGCGATGACAAGCTTGTCAAGATTTGGTCCGCAGATTCTTGGCGCTGTCTTAACACAGTGTAAGTTAGTTACTACATATCGTAATAATTACTATGATTAATTGGTGGtccatttttagttttagttttcacGCATTGTGTTTCTAGCATTGCAATTCCCTCTTTATCCAAAACAGACTCTATGCTTATCTCATGTTTCTTAAGCttataatatcatattaatGGCAGATGTTCTGAGAAAAGAGTTAGCGCAGTTGCTATAAGTAGTGATGACTCACATGTTTGCTATGCGGACAAGTTTGGTGTTGTATGGGTGATTGAGCTGGATGGGATCAATGACGGTAAAACTTTACCTAGTAAGAAGGGTGCGCTGCTGCTTTCCCATTATTGTAGTATTATTACTAGCCTGGTAAGATAAAGTTTTGTCAATAGGCCTTTCTTATATGTTGTCTCGTTTTTTTTGCATGATGAAAAGCTGAAGTTTTAACTTACTATGTCACTCATTCTGATCTGTTCTTGTTCATAGGAGTTTTCCCCAGATGGTAGATATATTCTTAGTGCAGACCGGGACTTTAAGATAAGGGTAAGCTAGTCTAATCCACTAATGCACAATGTCATACCTTTCTTGCTCAGATTGGTCTTATAGTGATTCTGTTTGCCATCACAGGTGACTGTTTTTCCCAAGAAGCCTCTAGAAGGGGCTCATGAAATACAGAGTTTTTGTCTTGGACATTCAGAGTAAGTTAGAGTTTAAAGCAACATCTAATCTGATCCCAAATATTCTGTTTGCATTCttaatgtttggtttctaCGATATTTATCAGAGTGTTGTTTACAAAATGGAAGATTGTAAACAAAGCTGAGAGTATTGAACAGTTCCATTAACATTATCTTAAACCTTAATAGGTTCATTACCTGCACAGCATTTGTCAGCACTCCAGAGCTTACTCAGGGATACCTCATGTCTGGAAGTGGAGATTCAACTGTAAGTGATCTTAAAGTCTATATCTCCAGTTCTTACGACCAGTGAGTGATGCTTGACTCCTTGCTAATGTTGTTAATTTCAGGTTCGACTGTGGGACATTACATCTGGGTCTCTTCTCGACACATGTGAAGTTAGTACAGTGGTAGAAATTTCGATCCTTATTACATTCATCTGcaaatttatctttatatatctGGTTGTGTATCTTTTTAGCGTTAGTGATTTCTGTTTGTGCGTATTTGAAGGCAGGACATGCAGAGTCTAATGAAAATGAGTCGCCGACCCAAGTCACAGTTACTGACATATGCGCTATCCCGAATTCGTCTCTTGCAGCAGTGGCAATTCAAAGGCAAGTCTAATATTTTAGCCCACATACGTTTCGTTTAAATCAGATGTTTGATCCTCTATTAATGTAAATGCAGCTTTCAAGGAATATTCTTGTTAAGCTGTGATTTGACAGCACATACTCTCTCTATCACAAAGGTATGAATCCTGTTAGCAAATCCagtaaaatcaacaaaacaattatataacCGGGTAAATAATCTTGTAGGTGATAAAAATCCCTGGAGAAAGTTTCATTCCTACAAGTATAGCTGTAAGTGCATCTTCAAGATTACTATGGATGGTATCAGGAGCCTCAAACCTGCCTGGTTCGAACCATCCTGGTTTTTCAAGGGTTCGGGTCATCTCTTGCCTTGAGACCGAATCATCTTCAATACTTGAAGACGAGCAGATTCCAGGAGGGACCAAACTATTGGAGCAATTACAAGGTAAAGTTACAATAGAAGAGAGTGTAATGAGTGCTGCGGCAGAAGCTGTGAGAGCGGCAATGTCCAGCcttttgatgaagaagcaatactctgaagagaagagagagttcAGAAAAAGAACCAGAAATGATAAGAAAACCACACGATGATTGCATTTtgccaaattgttttttttttaggcttattatcttctgtttttctGTGACTCTCTCGTTGTATCTTGATCATTATGTTACCGTTATAATTTCTCTGTTactatttcaaaatttttatttattcaagcATGTACTAGTACAATTTGATGACTTTtgtgtttaattaaaaaaaaaaaatctcaaaataaaatttaagtagggctcatataattttttaaggTCCACATCAATTTAACtaaccaatcaaaagaaaaattagcaaaatcaaaaataccttttttgttaattcaaatccaaaaaggTCGATCCATGTCATCAACATGCGGCAAAGACAAGTGTGGAGTTAAACATCCACGTGTCAAACAGACATCGAAAATAAACAGAGAAGCTCCTACTTTCAAGATCCAAAATCCCATTAATAACAAACCAAAGAAGCTCCGAAGCCtcgaataaaaacaaaacaaagcaatgGCACAGCATCAGCATTCTCCTCAAAGGCCAAGAGATCAGGACAACACACGGCCACATGATCAATACGGCATCGTTTTCAGCGTCTCCGGTGATGACGTGGCAAGAAAGCAAGGCGATAGTTTCTCTCAACCTGACCCAACGGTTGCGACGATGGGATCCGTAGACACGGTTACGATTGGGGAGGCTTTGGAGGCTACAGCTTTGTCTCTTGGAGATAAGCCTGTCGACCGTAGAGACGCAGCTGCGATTCAAGCCGCCGAAACTAGAGCCACCGGTGAGTCTAAGGGTCGACCCGGTGGTCTTGCAGTAGCGGCTCAGGCGGCTGCTACTACTAATGAACAGACGGTGTCGGAGGAAGACAAAGTGAATATAGCAGATATTCTCACAGTAATgacatttttataattttgctTTATTTCGATAACTGCAGAAACATAAGGTAGAGGAGAGATTATTGTGGGATATTGAAATCAATGTAGTGATTGTAAATTTCATATTAGCCTAGATAGATTAGTTTAAGTTCCGGTCCAAAATTTCAGAGTAGCTAGTCTAGGTACAACAGATATTGTTGGAAATGATTTGTGACTATTTCTATCGCTAACATCGAGATGGATTCAATATGATggagtttttggtttgtttgtttctattaGTGTTTCATTCTAAAAGTCCAATAAATTGGTGCATTCGGATTGTTGGGTTGTGTAGGATGCGGCGGAGAGGCTTCCCGGAGACAAGGTGGTGACAAGTGAAGATGCGGAGGCAGTGGTTGGAGCGGAACTTAGAAGCAGTTCAGAGATGAAGACAACTCCTGGTGGTGTCGCAGATTCCATGTCGGCAGGGGCAAGGCTCAATCAACAACTCTAGCTAAGTTTCTTGGGACATTAATGAAGTTGTACATGAAGGAATAAAAGAGAGGTGTTTTCTCTATCAAGTGGCTCCTTTATGATGTTTATAGAAATTCTCAGATAACTCATATAATCTCTGGTTGCAAGAATTTTACTTCGTGATATAAAAATGGCTGACCATTAGTAAACCCTGTCCCAAGTAatggactttttttttgtctttctcaaACTAGAGAATTTCACTTACCACATGATATGGTATCACTCGAtcgacaaaaccaaaacaaagctGCTTGAAAAGTTCAAAGAGTTGTTATAACATCCGCAAGATTTTACATGTAGTGTGATCcctttttaaatttgttttgtttgtctagcattattatataaaatacgaATTAAAATCTTACAAATCATAAGATTGTTTCCCAGTGAATTTAACCTCAATGGGACTAACATTTTTACCGATGGATCTCATGTTTAGTCCAACACCTTCTCTTCCTGGATTCGCTTTCTCTGGATAAACTCCATCTTTCGGGTGAAGATATTGAACCTCTCCGTTAGGGAACACTCTGTAAAACTGGTAAGTGATCTTGTACTTTGACCTCAACCTCGTACCTAAAGCCAAACACTGTTCTTTCCTCGCCAGTTTCAATAGATTCGGTCCTTCTCTCATTATCGCAGCTCCTCCTGTTGGCATCTCAAAGATTTGTTCTTTCGGTGAGTTCCATGTGATCACGTAAAATTCCTCTACTTGTGCTTTACGGAGGAGACCTCCTGTGCTTCCGGCGAAGATTGGTGATGGTGTGTTTGGGTCTAGCTGCGGGGGAGTGAATCCAACTGGAGCTTCTTTCACGGCTGGGGCAGCAGAGGAGGACTCTGTTTTCTCGGCGCGGATGGCGGTTTTGGTGAAGGAGAGAGACTTGGGACGGTGGCTTGATGAGAAGAGGTGGAGTTTCTTGACGGCGGAAGTAGTGGTTGTTATGGCGGGGCTGAAGATTCCGGCGGCTTGAGTTGCCAtagtttcttctgttttctctgaATCTTTCTCTGTGGAGTAAATGGATAGAGATGAAATGGCTTAATAGAATCTGACAACGAGAGGGTAGATGAGAATCGAACATTTTGGGATAAGGTGATCATACCATTTGGACCAATAAGGTTCCAAGATTCGATTCTCCTCTTACCCTTACTAGATCTTTAGGCCATGTCGTTTTATGAGTTTGGATATGTTTCCCACATGCCACATAAGACTAGACAATCAGGTCAACGTTTTAAATAGACGATAATACAGAGTCAACGttttgatacaaaaataaaaacacaacaaagcAGAAAACACAGTAAGACTAGCTTTCGCTCTGAGAAGGCATGAGCCGGAGTCTCTCCTCTGAGACCTGTTCACGATTACCACCAAAGAATCTCTCTTCGGCTAGCAAAGACTGTAAGTCGCTTCCGTTGGCTAAGCTATTGAACTCAACGGCTTTAGAAGGCATAGTTGGATAACGTCTTTGACAGAAAGTCATCAGTCTTTTAACTGACTGAAGATACTTGCGAGTGGTTTCATCGTTCATGATGTGAGCAACACTGTTGGTGTAAATCTTCTCTCGAGCTGAACGTTCGTGAATACCAACCATAGTCACTCCAATAGGCCATGGCGCGTTCCCGATAGCTAGTTTGATGTAGTGGTCCATTGCAGCAAGGTAGTCTCGCTTTATGCAGTGGTTAACCATCACCATTAAAGCTTGACGAATGTCAGCTGGTAAACCCTGCAATTTTAAGCCATAACTAGAAAGATCAAGTTCACGAAACCTCATAAAATTTCAGTGTAAGAAAGTATACATTCTTAACACTTATAAGACAAAgacagaaagagagaaactttttCTGCATTCAACATTCCAGCCTATTTTT
This sequence is a window from Arabidopsis thaliana chromosome 1 sequence. Protein-coding genes within it:
- the TRM82 gene encoding Transducin/WD40 repeat-like superfamily protein (Transducin/WD40 repeat-like superfamily protein; CONTAINS InterPro DOMAIN/s: WD40 repeat 2 (InterPro:IPR019782), WD40 repeat-like-containing domain (InterPro:IPR011046), WD40 repeat, conserved site (InterPro:IPR019775), WD40-repeat-containing domain (InterPro:IPR017986), WD40/YVTN repeat-like-containing domain (InterPro:IPR015943), WD40 repeat (InterPro:IPR001680), WD40 repeat, subgroup (InterPro:IPR019781); BEST Arabidopsis thaliana protein match is: Coatomer, alpha subunit (TAIR:AT2G21390.1); Has 13545 Blast hits to 7977 proteins in 481 species: Archae - 46; Bacteria - 4157; Metazoa - 4042; Fungi - 2887; Plants - 1145; Viruses - 0; Other Eukaryotes - 1268 (source: NCBI BLink).); its protein translation is MQEESHIEEVEIQNKLEVAPALISVHPSQKSVAVAVGSDLRIFDLIENCPVSLVDESDGPIRKESIRAIRYSTSGKLFVSAGDDKLVKIWSADSWRCLNTVCSEKRVSAVAISSDDSHVCYADKFGVVWVIELDGINDGKTLPSKKGALLLSHYCSIITSLEFSPDGRYILSADRDFKIRVTVFPKKPLEGAHEIQSFCLGHSEFITCTAFVSTPELTQGYLMSGSGDSTVRLWDITSGSLLDTCEVSTVAGHAESNENESPTQVTVTDICAIPNSSLAAVAIQSFQGIFLLSCDLTAHTLSITKVIKIPGESFIPTSIAVSASSRLLWMVSGASNLPGSNHPGFSRVRVISCLETESSSILEDEQIPGGTKLLEQLQGKVTIEESVMSAAAEAVRAAMSSLLMKKQYSEEKREFRKRTRNDKKTTR
- the PSAD-2 gene encoding photosystem I subunit D-2 (photosystem I subunit D-2 (PSAD-2); FUNCTIONS IN: molecular_function unknown; INVOLVED IN: photosynthesis; LOCATED IN: in 6 components; EXPRESSED IN: 23 plant structures; EXPRESSED DURING: 14 growth stages; CONTAINS InterPro DOMAIN/s: Photosystem I protein PsaD (InterPro:IPR003685); BEST Arabidopsis thaliana protein match is: photosystem I subunit D-1 (TAIR:AT4G02770.1); Has 509 Blast hits to 509 proteins in 136 species: Archae - 0; Bacteria - 143; Metazoa - 0; Fungi - 0; Plants - 165; Viruses - 3; Other Eukaryotes - 198 (source: NCBI BLink).), with amino-acid sequence MATQAAGIFSPAITTTTSAVKKLHLFSSSHRPKSLSFTKTAIRAEKTESSSAAPAVKEAPVGFTPPQLDPNTPSPIFAGSTGGLLRKAQVEEFYVITWNSPKEQIFEMPTGGAAIMREGPNLLKLARKEQCLALGTRLRSKYKITYQFYRVFPNGEVQYLHPKDGVYPEKANPGREGVGLNMRSIGKNVSPIEVKFTGKQSYDL
- the RAB28 gene encoding responsive to abscisic acid 28 (responsive to abscisic acid 28 (RAB28); CONTAINS InterPro DOMAIN/s: Seed maturation protein (InterPro:IPR007011); BEST Arabidopsis thaliana protein match is: Seed maturation protein (TAIR:AT3G22490.1); Has 159 Blast hits to 126 proteins in 17 species: Archae - 0; Bacteria - 0; Metazoa - 1; Fungi - 0; Plants - 157; Viruses - 0; Other Eukaryotes - 1 (source: NCBI BLink).), with protein sequence MAQHQHSPQRPRDQDNTRPHDQYGIVFSVSGDDVARKQGDSFSQPDPTVATMGSVDTVTIGEALEATALSLGDKPVDRRDAAAIQAAETRATGESKGRPGGLAVAAQAAATTNEQTVSEEDKVNIADILTDAAERLPGDKVVTSEDAEAVVGAELRSSSEMKTTPGGVADSMSAGARLNQQL
- the RAB28 gene encoding responsive to abscisic acid 28, coding for MAQHQHSPQRPRDQDNTRPHDQYGIVFSVSGDDVARKQGDSFSQPDPTVATMGSVDTVTIGEALEATALSLGDKPVDRRDAAAIQAAETRATGESKGRPGGLAVAAQAAATTNEQTVSEEDKVNIADILTVMTFL